The Chloroflexota bacterium genomic sequence CCACCACAATTGGGGCGGAGTCGTGGTTCCTCGGGTTGAGTCGCACATGCGGACGTGCAGGGTCCAGTCCCTGCTCCAGTTCCGCCTCCAGGCCATACCCCTCGATACGCTCGACGTCGAAGTCGTTCTCCAGGCGGTCGACAGTCTCCAGCATGGCCGAATGCAACGGTCGAAAGCGCTCGGCGTTGGTCACGCGGCTGTACGCTGGATCTGGAGGTGGTCCCGCACTTCCACATTTCGCATATCCAAACCAGCCAGGCATCTCCCTACGTTCCTTGTTCCACGCCAGCCTCACGCCGCAAGATAGTCCAATTGTGACGTGTGGACGCCGCGGAGGTCGACCTGCCGAGGCGACCGCGCCCAGCTTCGTATCCGCTGAGGAGCGCGCGGCACACCGCCGGCGCCAGGTACCTGCCGTGATGGCAATGACACCCTCTTCCGCACCGCCTTTGATAGCGGCGCGGACATCGCCCAACTCGTCAGCCAGGGCGAACAGCCGTAGCCGGTGTCGGCACAACACGTCATCATGGGGCATGAGCGGGTGCCTCGCACTCATCTCATCACTAGATCCCGACGAGACGCCGCGTGCACCGCTCCCTGGTGTCAGCCCAATCCGCTGCAAAGTGTCGCGTCTCTTTGGGACGTGAACACTTTAGGCACTAGCCGACTATGTATCTCGTGTCATGCAGCGTTGCCCCAAACGAAGGTCGCAGTTGCCCGGCCTGCACGATATGAGCGACGATCCGTCGGTAACTGCGCAATTTCGTCTCGGATAGGTTCGATTCTTGGGCCACGACTTGCCTGCGACTATTCGGCTATGTCACGATTCCGCGATTCAACGCAGACTGTTCGACGGGAGTCGAGAAACACATGAAGCTCAAAGAGGTGGTACCGGCGAGTGACTGGAAGCAGCGACCGCAGCGGTCACGGCGCATTAGCCCTGAGATTCGCGAGATTGTCAGCCGTCTAGACAAGACGTCGCGTGGCGAATGGGTCGTTATTGGCCTCACCGAGCAGGAGAAGAAGCGCCAGCCCACGATTCGCGGCCAGATCACGTCGGCGGCCGCACAGTCGGGACTCAAAGTAAAGTTTGAGATGCGAGCGGGCGATTTGGGCGTACAGAAGGCGTAGGCTTACGTCGGCGGCGTTCGGCCTTCCGAGTGAACCACGGCGCCGGGACCGGTAGCGCTAGCCGCACACCCTGCCTCGCTGCTGCAGGCTGGGCCCGCTGGCACCGGCAGCCGTCCGGGCTCGGGACCAGCGTCAAGGGCCGGGACGGCCACGCTGCCGAACGGTCTCTTGGGACCCAGGGGCGGACGGCCTGCCCCGGCCGGGTGCTTCCCCAAAGACAATCCGCGGGCCTTGCAACATACAAGAGGCGGTTCGCGAGCCGCCCCCACCGCTTGGTCGGCTCGGCGGGGCAGTACTTGCTCGCGGCGGTACCTCCTGGCGCTAGTCCACGCGAGCCGAGCTGTCGGAAGCGAGTCGGTGTCGCAGATTCTCCAAAATGCGCTTTCGGCGCTCCTCGTAGAAGCGCAGAAATCCATTGACATCAGCCGGCACTTCACCGAGATCGTGCAGCTGGCAGTGATTTCGCCTCTCAGAGTCAGACGGGAGTTCCGCGCGCAGCCAGTCAGCCGGCGGCATGGCGCCCTTGCGCGAGTTCGTTGATCCCTCCAGGAGCTGGAGGTTGGCTAGACGGTTCATCCGCTCGCGAAATGCGGGGATCTTCTCCTCGTTGACTCCGGCCTTCTTCAGACACGCCGGTGTCATCAGCGCACGCGGAAAGACATGGTCGATGTGGAAGCGGTTTGTGGCCACGTCGACGAAATCGTACAGAAGGAACAGGAGGCTATAGGCATTACCACCGTACGTGGCGTCGGCAAAGTCTTGGATTTCCTCGTCGACAAAGGTGAGGCTCATGCCAGGCGGCATCGCTTGCTCGATCGCGCGAGCCGGGAAGCCATCGTGACAGGACCTCTCCCGAATGGCCCTGCGGATTGCCACCAGCAAGTTATCGACACCGCCGCCCCAGATCCCGCGCTTTAGCAGGGAGCGAATCAGCCAGTTACGTATCGCCGCGCGATCCTCCACGCCCAGCGCTTGCTGACGGTGGTAGAGGAAGTACGCGATCGGCAACAGGGCATTTGCCGATGTCAGGCTCAGCCTGGAATACCCGAAAGATGAAACCAGTTCCACCGTTTCTGAGATTGTGCTTCTGATGCGATCCCATTGATCCTGAAGGGCGCCGATCTTCGATTTACCGAAGTTCTCGACCTTGAATCGGACGCTGCTGCTGTCCCCAAGCATCAGGCAGGCCTTGAGCACAAAGTCGTGGTCGAAAGAGAAGCCACTGCCAACGTTGTTGATCTCGTCAACCAGAGCATGGATTTCTTGCCGCGCGTCGACCTTGTCCCATTGGGCTACTGCCATGCTGAGAAGCATGTCCGAATATGAAAGGGGCGTGCCGCCGCTGTTGGTCCGTACAAAGATGTTGAGAACCCGTTCTGGGTCCTGGTCCGGCTCTTCGTAGGCCGAGACGGTGCCATTGCTGTGAACGACGTGGTGTAGCCGGTTGAGTATCTTCTGGGGCTCGCGCGTATCCGCGAGCCCCAGGTCATGAACGACGTCAATCAGGTCTGCTGGATCCTCAACGTCAAGGATGTCTCCCACTCGGTACCAGTGTTCGTGGTCGTCACGGCAGTTCCGATCGTAGGCCTCCTTCTCCGGGAGCAGGCTGAATTTATACGCGAGCTCGTCGTCGTTCTCCGTCTGGGACGCGAGGAGATTCAAGTAGAGCCGTCGTTCCGGAAAGGCGTCCGGGTTGTTCCACCACAGGCGTGGAAGTTTCCATCTCCCACTGCCGTGGAGTGCGACATTTAGCGCGGTCAAGCGTTGTTGTCCATCGAGCACCGCCGTCAGGCCGGGTACGGTGGACGGCGCCCCGTGGACGGGATTGTGGGGCTTCCGTTGATCGTAGTTCGTGATGAACTGGTAGAAGCTGTAACTCTTGGCAGTCTCGGGATCGACTCGCCAGAACAGGAAGGATCCAATCGGATAGCCGCGCATAAGGCTGTCAAAGAGCCTTTCGATCTGACGCGGCTGCCACACAAACTCCCGTTGAATGGCCGGAAGCAGGTACTGGTTGTTGTGAATGTGGCCGATCGCCTGCTTGATGGTGATTGGCGTCTGGAATGCCACGGATCTGCTCTCCTAGCGCTGTGCGCTTTCCAGTGCGACCGCGTCGGCGGGTGCTTGGCGGCAATACACTATCATTCGCCAACATCGAGTCTTTCGTGTATCGCCATCCGAATACGTATGAGTGCGGCCAGCATCTGGTTTTGCTTGGAGGATAGTCTTGCATTCTTCTTATCGTCACAAGTCAATTCTTCCAATATGTGACTCATCGCTAAAATGTGACTCTGAATCCTCCGCACATCGATCTCGGCATTCGAAAGGCGTGTAGATACATCATCGTTAAACGCTTTCTGTGTTCGCGGGAAGGTCCACGGGTGGCGTGCATAGTTGAGCGCCCCTTTCAGCAGTCGCCATAGCCGTCGGCAGCCGCCGCGTACCTGTGCTGGGATTCTTGGCAAATTGATCCATCTGATGATTGCCCCAACAGAGACAACCAACGTGCCTATCGCAGCGGCAATGTAAACGGCTTCAGGTGTCATCGTGCGTTACCCGCGTGCATGGGACTGGCGCATGGTCGTCGCTGCTTACGCCGACCAATCGGGTCCGCCGGTCAAGAGCCTACGAGCGACGAATTCGCGAATGCGCCAGCGACTCGATCCGACCCACCCCAGAAAGGCAAGACCGACCACGGCAATTGGGCCGAAGATCCCGCACATGAACAGGGTCGAGAGCCGCAGTTCTTTCCAGGACTGCGGTACTTCAATGTCCTCAAACAGTTCAGGCGGAACACGATCGTCACCGGGTGCTGCGTCCAAAGCTATGCGTCGGGGCTCTTGAAGAGCCATGCGTGGGAGCTCTTCCGGGTAAGCATCCGGGTATGTCTCCTTGTGAATCTGCTCGTGCGTGCGTCGTCGTGCGCGAGGGGACGCTAGGCTCCTGATCACGTAGAACGATCCGTAGACGCCGATGGATACCCACGCGATCAGGGCAAGAAGCCCGTGCTGGAAGATCTGCACCCACTCTAGTGGACCATTCATCAGTTCAACCCCCCGCCATGTATCCCAGCCGCCGATTCCGGCGCCGCAGCCCAGAGAGCGTGTAGATTTTGCCCTTGAGTCGGTTGCACGGGCCGCAGAGCAGCACGCGGTTGGTGATGTGGTTCAGGCCGCCGTCGGAGCGCGGCGTGTTGTGATCCAGCTCGAGGTAGCGCGGGTAGTCGAAGGTACGGTCGCAGCCCGGGCAGCGTGAGCCGTGCTGCGCCAGCTGGTAGTCGTAAGTCTCGACGCGTGACATGCGCAGTCCCTCCGGCTCGGCGTAGCGCACCGTGACCTGGAGGAACGGCACGGCTTCCTGGCCGTCGTCGGTGCGCACGGGCGGCTCGGTGACGTAGTGGATCTGCGGGTCGGCGTCGGTGAGCAGCTGGCGGTTGTCGGCCATGCGCTGGCGGACGATATCCACGGCGCCCGCCCAGATGTCCATGGCGACCCAATGGCGGCCCAGGCGTTCGGCGGCGATGGGCATGGTGGCGTAGCCGGCGAACCGGTCGAGGACGATGTCGCCGGGGTTGCTGCTGGCGTTGATGATGCGCTGGTAGAGGGGGCGAGACTGTTGGGTGGGCCAGCCAGTGCGCTCTTTGGCTGATGACGAAAGCACGGTCATCGCCCACCCATCCGACACCGCTTTGCCCTCGGCGATAATCTCTGAGATTCGCTTGAGCCTGCTCTTGCTATATCCCCGGCCACCAGGCATCCATATCCACTCTGTTCCGTCGTCGTCAAGGTGGACCTCTTGCTTTCGTGTCTTGATGATCTCCTCACGAGTACACGGGATCTTCGGCATCGTGATTCTGGCTGCCGGCGATTTAGCATAGAACAAGATTACGTCATGCTTTCGGTGTTGATTCGATCAAGGTACATCAGGCGGAATGTATAGTCCCAAATGATCTCGTTTCTGAAGTTCCCCCGCCCAAACATCACATCCAGCAGCGCCTTGAGGTAGTGGCTTGTCGTCGGGTCGCAGTGGAGGTGCAGGCTCCCGTCGTCCCGCAGCACGCGCCGCATTTTGATCGGCCGCACGCCCATGAAGCACAGGAACGCCGCCATGTCCTCGCCCCAGGCCGCCCGGGCCGCGTCGATGACCTGCCACACCTCCGGCCAGTCGTCTTGAATCTGATCGATCCACTCGCCCTCCACGTCGTCGGCCCACTACCAGCGGTCCTGGAACTTCCCGCCGCTCGCCAATCTGTCGGGCGTGGCGTGGAAGTCGCGGCCCGTGTTGAACGGCGGGTCAGTGGCGATCAGGTGGACGCTGCCGGAGTTCATGCCGCGCAGGAAGTCGAGGTTATCTTCGTGAAAAAGCGTCCGGTTGGCGAAGTTCGGCTCAGCCATCCGCGCTCGGCTCGCGCCATTCGATCAATGCCAGCATGCCCGGCGACGGTCGGTAGGACAGGGGATGCCCGGATTCCGGGAGATGCTTCGAAACTCGCGCCTGCACCTGCTTGCGTGTGGGCGGGCGTCCCTCCCCGTTTCCCTTCTGCCTGACATAGAGGCGGCACCGCGCGATCTCTTCGGTCACGAACGTCACATGACGCGGTTCACCGGCGCGCACCAGCACGTCGCGGATGGCCTCACGATGCGTCATGCGTTCTCTCCCTTCTCCTTGGCTCCGCGGACTGTTTCCGTAGGCGTCCTAATCACGTGGCGCGAGCGGGCTGGTATCGCGAGGGTCGGCGGGCTGCTTTGGGCGCATATCTGGATAGGGACGCATACCTGGCCCGCGCGGCCTGCCTTCCCTTTCAGGAGGTAGAGACGGCGTCCCTCCAAAATAAGGGGCATTTGGGGCGTCATCGTAGGGGGCGAGGAGTTCTGAATTGCCCATCAAACCGATGGCCACCCTACCACTCGCCCTTTAGTGTTTTCCGGTCACGCCAGCACTTCGGGCAGTACGGGCCGTATGGTTCTTCTTGAACCAGCAGGGTGCGGCAATCGGAGCATAGACCGTCATTCGGCACGGCTATCCCCAGTTCCCCCGGCTTATCCCCGAGCCAGCTGGCTGATGTTCGTCTCGAGGATCCACGGGCGACACCCGCGCACGACCGCGCGGGCGGGCGCCTGTAGCTCCGGCTCCTGCGCCAGGTCAATCGACGACCACGTCGGATGGTCGCGGAACTCCCGCTCGAGCTGGTCGCGAAACGTGTCGAGCGAGTCCAGGCAATACCTCGGGCCGCCGACGATGTCCGGCTGGGCGCTGGCGTTGTTGAGCGGCACCGCGATCCTCATGAGGGCCGCGCCCGCCAGCAGGAACTGCACCGCCTTGGTCATGATCCGGTCGCGGCGGATCACTCGGGCGGCGGCGGCTCGGCACGGCGAAGCGAGAGCGCCTGAGCCAGGACTTCCTGGTCTGCCCGCACCACTTGCTGAAGTGCAACGAGAGACTCGGCAATCTTGCGAATGCTGAGCTCCTGCAACTCATCGTCGGAAGTCGCGCCAGCCAACCGCTCAAGGGATTCCTGTGCCTCGTCGTGCAATTGCGGACGGCAGTATTCGCAGTCATAGGGTCCGACGTCTTGACCGCAGTCTTCAGCGGCCCGATGTGCGCCAGCATAGGTGGCATACGTGCCGCCGCTCAGGGGATGCCAGCGAGTGTTCATGGTTCGGTGGCCACCAGGCCCGGCGAATGAACAGGAAAGCCGATGAATCCTGGTATACCGGCCAGCGCCGTGGTTTTCCCCCACCACGAAGCCGCCAGGCCCCCGCGCTAGCATCCGCCAGCCTCCCCAGGACATCGCAGCAGGCGCCGGGACCACCCAAGGCCACGCGTGCGCTCCCACGGCTCGCCGGCGCGCACCAGCACGGCGTTGGTCATGCCGCGGTCGCGGGGAGCATGTCAGGTCGATCCGCTAGCTGGTTGCCGTTCCCAAATCGCTCGGCTACAGGATCGTCGTAGGGCGTTGATGCCATTGGATGTCCCGCCGACACAGCAATGCAGACGCACAGGAGGGTAGCAGGCACCGCGGGAAACTCTCGGAGAGTCTCCGAGAGGGCGCTTGCGGGGGCCCAATCCGCGAACTACGGTGCTGGCAGGTGGAGCACCGCCGGTCGCCCGGCAGCAGCGTGCTTCGCGCCACATCCATCCCAATCGGCCAGAACGGACAATCCGGTCGCCAGTGCGCCAGGGCACGGCGACTATGGCGCAGCCGATAGCGCGCGGGCAGATTCTCATGGTCACTTGAATGTTGAGCGCTCATTGGCAGCGCCCCCACAATACGTGTGCTGCCGTGTCGGCGCCGTGCATCTCGACCAGTCGTACGGCCCCACAACTGCAGGACCTGCCGACCCGAAAGGATTGTCTGACGTGCTTGACTTGGAGTTCTTTCAGTTGGTCCTGCTCCTGTTTGCCATCTGACTGATCAGCATGCTCTCCATGCTTGGCCTCTGGGCTCTCTGGCAGGGCGTGCAGGGACGCTTGTAGCGCGCCCATAAGCGGACGGGCCGGCCCGGACGCGACGTATCGGGTGTACGTGAATTGGGCTATGCGACCGTTCATTTGCCCGATTACCACGTCAACACGCGCGGGCGCGAGCTGCGCACGAGCGGTCGGCCCATAGCCTCGCAGTGCCTTGGACCGTTCCCGGCCCTCAAGCGCGCCTGGGTGGTGGCGAACATCGAGGGCCTCGTTCGCCGGCGCTGCCAGTCCTGCTGGCCCAGCGTCAGGCACTGATTGGTCTTAGCTTGGCCGCTGGCCTACATCTGGCGAGTGGAGACAGCTGCGGCGGAGGGAGGGCATAAGAGAGGCGCGTCGTGACAGGTGCGGGGTGTCGAGTTCGCGCCTGGCCCGGCAGGAGGCAATAAAATGCCCCGCCACCCAGGAGGCAAAGTGATCCACTACCACTACACGGATGCGTTTGACCGGTTTGAGTATCTTGACTCTCTCGTGCAATACGACCTAGACCAGTTCTGCACGCTCGGATGCTTTGACTGGAGGGGGCGGGGACGGTTCCCCGCAGCAGTCGGGAGAGATTGAAGCCGTACGGGAGCGTTGGCCCCCGCTTTCGGAGGGGCTCGTTGGTGGCAGCCTCGACCGGTTACTCGAGTCGAAGCAGGCAGTTGATGCACTGGCGGCACGACGCCGTCGCCGATGAAGTTCGATTCCGCCGAACTAGCTTGGCGCAATCTGGAGTTCTGACGTCGGCCGACTGCCACTGATCGGTGGGCATTCGAATCGGCGGCAGATCGAGGACTACGCGAACGGGTTGTCACTCCCGGCCTGGATCGTTCGGGGCGTCACCGAAGTCGTCCAGCGCAAGCGTGCCTACATCCGTCTACCCGAGACCACCGAAGTTGTGCTCGTCCCAAGTTGTAGCGACCGGTCAGCGCTCGTACTGCTTCCTCAACTGCTCATTGAGCCCGTAGAAGCCTGCACGCACCATCTTGTCGATCACATCGAGAATGCGCTTTCGAAGCGCAGGCTCGCTCGTCTCCTCATGCAGTCGAACCATCAGCGGCGACAAGTTGTGGGCGACACCTGCCTCCTTGAAGTGGATCGAGCTCGCCTTGGAGCCATACGCAAGAACTGCACGCTCCGCCAAGTCGCACAGTTCGATAGGGAGTGGTTGTTGCGTGTTTCGTAGGCGGTGCACTAGCGACGTTAAGTCGGACCCAGAGTCCATTGATTGCGCAAACGCAGCGATGAGGGGGCCCCGCGATGCGATCTGATCGGGCCCCAGTGCGCTCCAGCACTCGCCGGCTGCCCGCCGAACGGCTTCACTCTCATCCACAAAGGACTCTCGCAGGCGTTTCTCGCACTCGACCCCAACGGTCTTATCGGACAGGTTGTGGGCGTAGACACTAGCAGCGCCAACCCGCGCTACCTCGCCCATCCCAAGCAAACTGTCGCCATCTTCACGGGCCTCGTCCAGCCAGAGCGCGGCGAGAGCAATGTGTCTTGCCCCAGCCCGCGCCGCAGCAGGCTGGGAGGACTTCAACATCCGCCGAAGGACTGTTCTGACTGCCGGATAGTCACGGAAGATTGCGTAGTTGAGAAACCGTTCGACGAACTGGTACCCAAGGATTGCATCGGCTCCCTCAGCAAGTCTTTCGAAGCAACCAAAGGCATCGCCGCGGTGCGCGTCTAGGATGGCAAGCAGCGACTCAACTGCCACCGATCGCACGGCGAGCACTGGATCTTCCACGAGGTGCTGGATGGTGGGCTTGAGACGAGTCCAGCGGCCTTTGTCCGCGAAGAGCAACCGAGCCAGAGCCGTTGCCGCGGCGCCACGCGCCGAATTGATGGCCTGGGTGACCGGATCTCCGAAGCCGCCGGCTTCCTGCCATTTGTCAGACTCTGGATCAGGATCGTCTTGAGCAACGCGGACTAACATCTCGACGATGTCGTCCGAAAGATCCTCCTCTGCCAGCGCTCCTATAGCATTCGCGATTTCTCTTCCAGGGACTTGGACACCAACGTGTGCAATGCGGCGCAAGACCGAGCACGCTTGGTCACGCGTTCCGGACCGGCCAACTTCGTTCTCGTGAGCTGTGAGTCCTCGGAGGATGGCCTCGAAGTAGATTGGCGTGTGCGTTGCATCCATCCGATTTGCCAGCGCAGCAAAGCGCGCTGGCTCCTTGCGCACCAACGTCGTGAGACCGCGCGACAGTTCAACTGCGCCGCCCACGAACCGTCCTCCACGAAAGGTTGCCCTGGGTTTGGCGTACGCGGCCATCGCCGAGAGCCAGTGATCGTCCGACATACTCAACTGGGCCTCAGCGGGGATGGGGGGACCCGCCGCCTGGAATCCGTGCTCCGCAGCCGGTGGACGTGCGGCACCACGCTCTGAAGCCTTAGGAAATCGGCGATCAAGTTCCTGGATCCGCCGATGTGTCGTCCCCGCGATCCGTTCTTGGGCAAGGGCGCGCAGTAGCGCGAGTTCGGTGCGGCCTACGAATCGTTCGTCGCGTTCCCAGCTTGGCGTAAAGTGCAATATGGCGCTCTCAAGCTGTTTGAACGACATCTGAGAGCAGACTGCCGATGCTGCAGCTACGGCAGTTCGGCTGACGGCTGCGATAGCGTCTGTTTCTCCCATCGAGACGTCATATCCGATATCAAGCCGCTGGGCCGGGCAACGCAGAAGGAAGCGCACAATGCGCTCCGCGTAGTAGTCCGGGTTTGCGCTCCAGGTCTGAAGTAGCAGCGCAGAAATCCACTTTCCGTCGCTCCTGCGCTCTTTGCCCACGATGCAATCGAGTTCCGTGGGGTTGTTCTTGGCAATCAGTCTCATCGCCTTTGCGAGCGCCTCTCGGAGTTGATCATCTGGCTTCCCGTGCATGCCGGGTGCCACGATCCATCTCTTTGGGACCCTCAGGTCGAAGCTCGCAAATCTTGGGAACAGCTCCCGAACAAACGCGCAGGGTGCACCTGTCGCGCACTCCTCGATTACGTGCGCGCTGAACTGACTCGAGGTGACCAGTCCTGTCTCTTCGCCGAATGGATCGTTGCGGCCGAGTTCGATAGCACGGATGCACTGCCGGTCGAACCATGCCGCCAACACCCTTGCGGTAAACTTTGGTCTCTCGATACTCGGCGCATACCAGATCGACCACCAGTCGTCATTGATCGCAATCATCGGTCTTGCTTCATCAAGCGTTCCGACAGAAATTAGGGCGATAACCAAATCCTGCATCTCGGAGCTCGTATAGCCGTATCCGCCCGCAACCAGCGACCGCAATCGGTCGCGCCATTTGCTAGACCCTCCGCGGAACGACTCAACCATCGCAGCTACCACCGACGATCTCGCATTAAGTACGTCGGTCATTCGAATCAGCCAAATGGCGCGGTCGATGTGTTCGTCATCACGGCTTAGCCACGACTCCCACCGACCCATTTCTTGAAGTACATCGAACCAGGGCACGGAATTTGCGATGACGTTCCACGCGTGCCAGTCTAGTTCATCTGTGAGATTTTCAATTACCTGCCACTCATCACTGGTTGGATTTGGCAGTGCGCCAAGCCAATCTAGAACGACCTTCTTGATGTGGAATCGGACACTTTTGCTTTCGAGAAGGCTGCTTAGCGTACGCAGGTAGCGAAATCGATCGGGTTCACGATCTCGGAGGAATGCGAGTACTTGCCTGACCTGTGACCGGCGAAACAGGTGCTGTTCGTCAGACGAAAGCCATTGAACTAAGTCGCTATTCTTCCGGAGGAACGTTCTCGCAAACGCGTAGTCAAAGAACGACTCATGGAAGAACCGAATAGTGCGACAGTGAACGTACACAACCGCCTCTGATGCCAGCGCCCCGGACGCTGCCGGGAATTCGTCCAAGATCAATTGCGGTGCAACAAGTGATTCCCTTTGGCTGAGTGCGTCGCAAAGCGAACCAATTGCGCTCGGAAATACCCCCGGCTGCTCGGCTCTATCGTCCACCGCTCTTGCCTTGTAGTCCCAAAACGCATCGAACAGGTCGCCTGCCGTACTAAAGTTGAGTGGCTCGGAACGTGCCGCCTCGATGAACAAGTAAAGGTGCAGAGCTACCGATAGAAGCTCCATTTGGTTTCGGCTCAATGTTGTTTGCGTTATACCAGAAGCTCTGATCGCAGATAGGATTGTGCTGTCGTCCAGTTTCCCGACGCCAATACGCTTAGCGCCATCCTGATCCTCGACCAACTCTCGAAGTCGCGAATCCTGGTCAAGGTCAAAGCTCCGACAGGCAAAGAGAATTCGCATCTTAGGATAGTTACGCACTTCTCTCAGTAGCGCATTAAACGGACCCCAAAACGCCTGCCGTCGTCCTGACACAAGGCTGAGCGCGTCTATCTGGTCCAAGCACAGGACAGACGTTTCGTCGCCGGCAAACTCACCAAGCGAGATAGCTGGCGAGTCAGGCAAACCGCGGCGCGTTCCAATC encodes the following:
- a CDS encoding DNA methyltransferase, with the protein product MEGEWIDQIQDDWPEVWQVIDAARAAWGEDMAAFLCFMGVRPIKMRRVLRDDGSLHLHCDPTTSHYLKALLDVMFGRGNFRNEIIWDYTFRLMYLDRINTESMT
- a CDS encoding DUF262 domain-containing protein encodes the protein MAFQTPITIKQAIGHIHNNQYLLPAIQREFVWQPRQIERLFDSLMRGYPIGSFLFWRVDPETAKSYSFYQFITNYDQRKPHNPVHGAPSTVPGLTAVLDGQQRLTALNVALHGSGRWKLPRLWWNNPDAFPERRLYLNLLASQTENDDELAYKFSLLPEKEAYDRNCRDDHEHWYRVGDILDVEDPADLIDVVHDLGLADTREPQKILNRLHHVVHSNGTVSAYEEPDQDPERVLNIFVRTNSGGTPLSYSDMLLSMAVAQWDKVDARQEIHALVDEINNVGSGFSFDHDFVLKACLMLGDSSSVRFKVENFGKSKIGALQDQWDRIRSTISETVELVSSFGYSRLSLTSANALLPIAYFLYHRQQALGVEDRAAIRNWLIRSLLKRGIWGGGVDNLLVAIRRAIRERSCHDGFPARAIEQAMPPGMSLTFVDEEIQDFADATYGGNAYSLLFLLYDFVDVATNRFHIDHVFPRALMTPACLKKAGVNEEKIPAFRERMNRLANLQLLEGSTNSRKGAMPPADWLRAELPSDSERRNHCQLHDLGEVPADVNGFLRFYEERRKRILENLRHRLASDSSARVD
- a CDS encoding DNA methyltransferase — protein: MPKIPCTREEIIKTRKQEVHLDDDGTEWIWMPGGRGYSKSRLKRISEIIAEGKAVSDGWAMTVLSSSAKERTGWPTQQSRPLYQRIINASSNPGDIVLDRFAGYATMPIAAERLGRHWVAMDIWAGAVDIVRQRMADNRQLLTDADPQIHYVTEPPVRTDDGQEAVPFLQVTVRYAEPEGLRMSRVETYDYQLAQHGSRCPGCDRTFDYPRYLELDHNTPRSDGGLNHITNRVLLCGPCNRLKGKIYTLSGLRRRNRRLGYMAGG